A genomic segment from Nitratiruptor sp. YY08-10 encodes:
- a CDS encoding HU family DNA-binding protein — translation MKKAEFVQIVAEKAGLSKKDTQKVIDAALEVITDALKKGDEVAFIGFGTFTTAQRAAREAKVPGTNRVVKVPATRVVKFKVGKKLKEAVAE, via the coding sequence ATGAAAAAAGCGGAGTTCGTACAGATCGTAGCTGAAAAAGCTGGCCTTTCCAAAAAAGACACACAAAAAGTGATCGATGCGGCATTGGAAGTAATCACTGATGCTTTGAAAAAAGGTGACGAAGTAGCATTCATCGGGTTCGGTACATTTACTACAGCACAAAGAGCTGCAAGAGAAGCAAAAGTTCCTGGCACAAACCGAGTTGTAAAAGTTCCGGCAACAAGAGTGGTAAAATTCAAAGTAGGTAAAAAACTCAAAGAAGCGGTAGCGGAATAA
- a CDS encoding UbiX family flavin prenyltransferase yields the protein MKVAVAVSGASGAQLGLKTYELLPEYIEKYLICTQNAKTVLEKENDYSILDDKAIWEGPASGSFGLDALIVAPCSMNTLAKIAVGIADNLTTRAAGVMIKEQKKLLLAPRELPFSPIALENMLKLSRLNVIIAPPVMAYYSNQQTLESMENFIIGKWFDLLGIKHNLYKRWSNA from the coding sequence TTGAAAGTAGCCGTAGCCGTTAGCGGAGCCAGTGGAGCTCAATTGGGACTAAAAACATACGAACTCCTTCCAGAATATATTGAAAAATATCTTATATGTACCCAAAATGCAAAAACTGTTTTAGAAAAAGAGAACGATTATTCTATATTGGATGATAAAGCTATTTGGGAAGGACCTGCCAGTGGAAGCTTCGGTCTGGATGCTTTGATAGTTGCTCCTTGTTCCATGAACACTTTGGCGAAAATCGCTGTTGGGATAGCAGACAATCTCACAACAAGGGCAGCAGGCGTTATGATCAAAGAACAAAAAAAACTCCTGTTAGCTCCTAGAGAATTGCCGTTTAGTCCGATAGCACTTGAAAATATGCTCAAGCTCTCCAGATTAAATGTTATAATTGCACCGCCTGTCATGGCATATTACAGCAATCAGCAGACACTTGAATCGATGGAAAATTTCATCATCGGAAAGTGGTTTGATCTATTAGGAATCAAACACAATCTTTATAAAAGATGGAGTAATGCGTAA
- the minD gene encoding septum site-determining protein MinD has translation MGIIFSVISGKGGVGKTTTSANLAIGTALHGKKTVVVDFDIGQRNLDMILGLENRVVYDITHVMDEDVKLHQALIPFKKSKNLSFLAASQTKDKTVLSKEKVQKLLEQLKKEFDYIFIDAPAGIESGFEHAVHFADAVIVVVNPEVSSIRDSDRAIGIVDAKSKKAQEGKEVPKYLVINRINPELVQKGEMLSSEDILDILEIDLIGKVPEDQYIIEASNTGHPVILNSESEAGKAFDRISRRLCGEDVAFEDVETPKKGGLLKSLKKIFL, from the coding sequence ATGGGCATAATATTTTCTGTTATCAGCGGTAAAGGTGGAGTCGGTAAAACGACAACCTCTGCAAATTTGGCCATTGGGACGGCACTACATGGAAAAAAAACGGTAGTGGTTGACTTTGATATCGGCCAAAGAAACCTTGATATGATATTGGGGCTTGAAAACAGAGTGGTGTATGATATCACCCATGTGATGGATGAAGATGTGAAATTGCATCAAGCATTGATACCTTTTAAAAAGAGTAAAAACCTCTCCTTTTTAGCGGCCTCCCAGACAAAAGACAAAACAGTGCTTTCCAAAGAGAAAGTCCAAAAATTGTTGGAGCAGTTGAAAAAGGAGTTTGACTATATTTTTATCGATGCACCAGCTGGAATTGAGAGTGGCTTTGAACACGCTGTTCATTTTGCAGATGCGGTAATCGTTGTCGTTAACCCAGAGGTTTCTTCTATTCGAGATTCAGATAGAGCAATTGGAATAGTGGATGCGAAAAGCAAAAAGGCACAGGAAGGAAAAGAAGTTCCCAAATATCTTGTGATAAATCGGATCAATCCTGAACTTGTCCAAAAAGGTGAAATGCTCTCAAGTGAAGATATTTTGGACATTTTGGAAATTGATTTAATAGGAAAAGTTCCAGAAGATCAATATATTATCGAAGCATCCAATACAGGACATCCTGTTATATTAAACAGTGAAAGTGAAGCGGGCAAAGCCTTTGATCGGATCAGCAGAAGACTATGCGGGGAAGATGTTGCGTTTGAAGATGTGGAGACTCCTAAAAAAGGCGGTCTTTTGAAATCATTGAAAAAGATCTTCTTATGA
- the minE gene encoding cell division topological specificity factor MinE, whose product MSLFDFFKKKKSAQKAKDRLSVAIALDRDSNIYPHLDQMKQEIMEVVKKYSQIKDVSITKDKVGDKDILDIEIVLEEGR is encoded by the coding sequence ATGAGCTTGTTCGATTTCTTTAAGAAAAAAAAGAGTGCCCAAAAAGCAAAGGACCGCCTCAGTGTGGCGATAGCTCTGGATCGCGACAGCAACATCTACCCCCACCTTGACCAGATGAAACAAGAGATTATGGAAGTGGTCAAAAAGTATAGCCAAATCAAAGATGTAAGTATAACCAAAGACAAAGTAGGTGATAAAGATATACTCGACATTGAGATTGTTTTGGAGGAGGGTCGATAG
- the minC gene encoding septum site-determining protein MinC, with product MQINQYNVSVMEIEIKNEEEFLQFIKPKIPLLKDYLLHLKGDVSRKIENFLDMNRVQYVKNLHLTQLKRVKKQELPIGVEVCDRVVRSGEEIVTRNTVLCLKRVNDGASIKTSGNFIALDSMDGTAECSGNFMLFKKGPKSKIIFHNHVLDNFIDGCLYKVSLDEEGIVIEKIKE from the coding sequence GTGCAAATCAACCAATACAACGTTTCTGTTATGGAAATCGAGATAAAGAATGAAGAGGAGTTTTTGCAGTTTATCAAACCGAAAATCCCTCTATTAAAAGACTATCTGCTTCATCTCAAAGGAGACGTTTCAAGAAAAATTGAGAACTTTCTGGATATGAATAGAGTACAGTATGTCAAAAATCTTCATTTGACCCAATTGAAGCGGGTAAAGAAACAGGAATTGCCGATTGGTGTGGAAGTCTGTGACCGCGTAGTGAGAAGCGGTGAAGAGATTGTGACCCGAAATACTGTTTTGTGCTTGAAAAGAGTCAATGATGGCGCATCGATCAAAACATCAGGTAACTTTATAGCACTGGATAGTATGGATGGGACTGCAGAATGCAGTGGTAATTTTATGCTTTTCAAAAAGGGACCAAAATCGAAAATCATCTTTCACAATCATGTATTGGACAATTTTATCGATGGGTGTTTGTATAAAGTAAGCCTCGATGAAGAGGGTATAGTAATAGAAAAAATAAAGGAATGA